Proteins from a genomic interval of Rosa chinensis cultivar Old Blush chromosome 2, RchiOBHm-V2, whole genome shotgun sequence:
- the LOC112187474 gene encoding periodic tryptophan protein 2, with product MNFRFQNLLGAPYRGGNAVIVNNTELISPVGNRVSVTNLRDSETITLPIQSSSNITRLAASPDGVFLLTVDEKHRCLFINLRRRVVLHRISFKSAVAAVKFSPDGGYIAVATGKLVQIWRSPGFKKEFFPFELVKTFADCDDKVTALEWSPDSVYVLAGSKDLTARIFCMKKFKLGGVKIKPFMFLGHRDTVVGVFFSVDKNAGKVSRVYTVARDGYMFVWGLSGDDEEVPSPGTPERDGEGNVEGDGSVVVKKRKGFEGNEGELDKEGGYLINRKWELLKKESFGQASMKVTACDYHRGLDMLVVGFPKGVFALYQMPDFVCIHRLSISREKITTAVFNELGNWLTFGCAKLGQLLVWEWRSESYILKQQGHYFDVNCVAYSPDSQLLATGADDNKVKVWNVSSGFCFVTFSEHENAITALHFLANKNTLLSASLDGTVRAWDFFRYRNFKTYTTAEPRQFVSLTATQSGEVICAGTLDTFEIFVWDMRTGNVKDILSGHEGPVHGLAFSPTDANVLASSSWDRTVRLWDVFESKGGVETFPHTHDVLTVVYRPDGKQLACSTLEGHIHFWDPIDGVLMYTIEGRRDISGGRLMTDRRTAANSSSGKFFTTLCYSADGSYILAGGSSKYICMYDVADQVLLRKFPITHNLSLDGVLDFLNSKNMTDAGPLDLIDNDDSDVEEGIDKQTRGKLGYDLPGSMPNRGRPVVRTKCLKIAPTGRSFSAATTEGVLVYSIDDSFIFDPTDLDMDVTPEGVDAALNEEQVTKALILSLRLNEDSLIKKCIFAVNSIDIPMVASSIPNRYLERLIEVFAHLLEKCPHLEFILQWCQEICKAHGNSIQQNSQKLKPALISLQKAITRTHQDLANTCDSNECTLRYLCSKTSIENP from the exons ATGAACTTCAGGTTCCAGAACCTTCTCGGAGCGCCGTACCGGGGAGGGAACGCCGTCATCGTCAACAACACGGAGCTAATCTCACCGGTGGGGAACAGAGTCTCCGTCACCAACCTCCGTGACTCCGAGACCATAACCCTACCAATCCAATCCTCCTCCAACATAACCCGCCTCGCCGCCTCCCCCGACGGCGTCTTCCTCCTCACCGTCGACGAGAAGCACCGCTGCCTCTTCATCAACCTCCGCCGCCGCGTGGTTCTCCACCGCATTTCCTTCAAGAGCGCCGTCGCCGCCGTCAAGTTCAGCCCCGACGGCGGTTACATTGCGGTGGCCACCGGTAAGTTGGTCCAGATTTGGCGGTCGCCTGGGTTTAAGAAAGAGTTCTTTCCGTTCGAATTGGTTAAGACTTTTGCTGATTGTGATGATAAGGTTACGGCGTTGGAGTGGAGCCCCGACTCGGTTTATGTGCTGGCCGGGTCGAAAGACTTGACTGCTAGGATTTTCTGTATGAAAAAGTTTAAATTGGGAGGGGTAAAGATTAAGCCTTTTATGTTTTTGGGGCATAGGGATACAGTAGTGGGTGTGTTTTTCAGTGTTGATAAGAATGCCGGTAAGGTAAGCCGGGTTTATACAGTTGCGCGTGACGGTTATATGTTTGTGTGGGGTTTAAGTGGAGATGATGAGGAGGTGCCGTCTCCCGGGACACCGGAGAGGGATGGGGAAGGCAATGTGGAAGGTGATGGTAGTGTTGTCGTGAAGAAAAGGAAGGGTTTCGAGGGAAATGAGGGTGAGTTGGATAAAGAAGGTGGTTATTTGATAAATAGGAAATGGGAGTTGTTGAAGAAAGAAAGTTTTGGGCAGGCGTCAATGAAGGTTACGGCATGTGATTATCATAGGGGGCTGGATATGTTGGTTGTGGGGTTCCCAAAGGGTGTATTTGCGCTGTATCAAATGCCGGATTTCGTGTGCATTCACAGATTGTCGATATCTAGAGAGAAAATTACAACAGCAGTTTTTAATGAGCTTGGGAATTGGCTGACATTTGGGTGTGCAAAACTTGGACAGTTGCTTGTATGGGAGTGGCGGTCTGAGAGTTATATTTTGAAGCAGCAGGGGCATTACTTTGATGTGAATTGTGTTGCTTATTCGCCTGATTCACAACTCTTAGCCACTGGGGCAGATGATAACAAAGTGAAG gTCTGGAATGTTTCTTCAGGATTCTGTTTTGTAACATTCTCTGAGCATGAAAATGCAATAACTGCACTTCACTTTTTGGCGAACAAAAATACGCTCTTAAGTGCCTCTTTGGATGGGACTGTTCGTGCATGGGATTTTTTCCGTTATCGAAATTTTAAGACATATACCACCGCAGAACCAAGACAATTTGTTTCTTTGACAGCAACTCAGAGTGGTGAAGTGATTTGTGCTGGAACTCTGGATACCTTTGAG ATTTTTGTTTGGGATATGAGGACAGGCAATGTGAAGGACATTCTTAGTGGTCATGAAGGTCCTGTACATGGTTTGGCGTTTTCTCCTACAGATGCAAAT GTTTTAGCTTCATCGTCGTGGGACAGAACAGTTCGGTTGTGGGATGTTTTTGAATCAAAAGGTGGTGTTGAAACATTTCCACACACACATGATGTTCTTACAGTAGTTTACCGCCCAGATGGAAAGCAATTGGCTTGCAGCACATTAGAAGGTCATATTCATTTCTGGGACCCAATTGATGGTGTATTAATGTATACCATTGAGGGTCGTAGGGATATTTCTGGTGGTCGTCTTATGACTGATCGTAGAACAGCTGCCAACTCAAGTTCAGGAAAGTTCTTTACAACCTTGTGTTATTCTGCTGATGGGAGTTACATATTAGCTGGGGGAAGTAGTAAATACATCTGCATGTATGATGTTGCTGATCAG GTATTACTGCGGAAGTTTCCAATAACTCACAATTTATCTTTGGATGGAGTTCTTGACTTCTTAAACTCAAAGAATATGACAGATGCTGGCCCCCTGGATCTAATTGATAATGATGACAGTGATGTAGAAGAAGGTATTGACAAACAAACCCGGGGAAAGTTGGGTTATGATTTACCAGGGTCCATGCCTAATCGTGGAAGGCCTGTTGTTAGAACTAAATGCCTGAAAATTGCACCCACTGGTAGGAGCTTCTCAGCAGCAACAACAGAGGGAGTTCTAGTTTATTCTATTGATGATTCCTTTATCTTTGACCCAACTGATCTCGACATGGATGTCACACCTGAG GGAGTTGATGCAGCACTGAATGAAGAACAAGTAACCAAAGCTTTAATCCTTAGTCTTAGACTAAATGAAGACTCTCTAATTAAGAAATGTATTTTTGCTGTCAATTCAATAGACATCCCTATGGTTGCCTCATCAATCCCTAACAGATATTTAGAAAGATTAATTGAGGTATTTGCACATCTTTTGGAAAAATGCCCACATTTGGAGTTCATACTTCAGTGGTGTCAG GAGATCTGCAAAGCTCATGGTAACTCCATTCAACAAAATTCTCAAAAACTGAAGCCTGCTTTAATATCCTTGCAGAAAGCAATTACGAGAACACATCAAGATTTGGCAAATACATGTGATTCCAATGAGTGTACGCTCCGTTATTTATGTTCAAAAACCTCTATTGAAAATCCATGA
- the LOC112185385 gene encoding CRC domain-containing protein TSO1: protein MDGSPETNRVAAAAASSPAQASSPAVQESPFSNFLSNLTPINTVKSDSYSQRLVGTFFPTPPVVFTSPHIDLERETSFLERNDIVEAGYKECNTTIFQNPSFEKEVQLCSASGCIDEYLADPAKVDCTGSADIQSSINAGKESNTEVHEVIDGSTKSEPLPTLNQAEVGLPLPSLTQIETTIIEKIDKNSVDLVTRAQSRGQNTAKEVSQHHRGIRRHLQFETAVAQKSSNFGNHRSLCSLTHDTDNLRSQSKLTNLKTLASSHLDSKAFSSLQGVSCDTSQLSSCLCESVRSSQIGGNSSTSAPIRSGIGLHLNSITRSTSMSSDVLLSRKATGCLSTPDQMLEHDNRNNIEHESSSSFISVVLGQNYSSVGNDQQESQTAAHTTFTFYSTDGVPYLPCDSMHQILVDQHSVPCEEMNASQDANKIEELNELSQKRKRRRGAEISEGCKRCNCKKSKCLKLYCECFAAGVFCLDSCACENCYNKPEFEDTVFDARQQIESRNPLAFAPKVVKHEINSLPNIMEEADWTTPSSARHKRGCNCKKSKCLKKYCECFQANVGCSGACRCDCCQNPCGTKADHEYNRAEKWETHPAEKLDTIKGGNDCIKASDMDPYSPWEGLSVISNLTPLSNPCSSTRVSSASSSMRNRTKISQAQLQSSRLQPSGTGHLKRGRSPVIFTPQVFESKGPSQLSSDGASYERMDDDIPELLKEPSIPPKVVKGSPNQKRVSPPQSRAEKLRSRSPKGLRSGRKFILQAMPSFPPLSPYSDSKAINDTRNDHKGTQNN, encoded by the exons ATGGACGGGTCACCGGAAACGAATCGGGTTGCCGCGGCTGCCGCCTCATCGCCGGCCCAAGCCTCGTCTCCGGCTGTGCAA GAGTCGCCTTTCTCCAATTTCCTTAGCAATCTCACTCCTATCAATACAGTGAAGAGTGATAGTTATTCACAAAGATTAGTAGGAACCTTCTTCCCAACGCCACCAGTTGTCTTTACATCTCCCCATATTGATCTGGAGCGCGAAACCAGTTTCTTGGAAAG GAATGATATAGTTGAAGCAGGTTATAAAGAATGTAATACAACTATATTCCAGAACCCTAGTTTTGAGAAGGAGGTCCAGTTGTGCAGTGCATCAGGGTGTATTGATGAATATTTGGCTGACCCTGCGAAGGTAGACTGTACAGGTTCTGCTGATATACAGAGCAGTATCAATGCCGGCAAAGAATCCAATACGGAAGTTCATGAGGTTATTGATGGTAGTACAAAGAGTGAACCCCTTCCAACATTGAATCAAGCTGAAGTGGGTCTGCCTTTACCTTCACTGACACAGATTGAAACCACAATCATTGAGAAGATTGATAAAAATAGTGTAGATCTTGTCACCCGAGCACAAAGCCGTGGACAGAATACAGCTAAG GAGGTTAGTCAACACCACCGTGGTATACGTAGGCATCTCCAATTTGAGACTGCAGTAGCCCAGAAGAGTTCTAACTTTGGTAACCATCGAAGTCTTTGCAGTCTGACGCATGATACTGACAATTTAAGGTCACAATCCAAACTAACAAACTTGAAGACTCTAGCTTCTTCTCATTTAGATAGCAAAGCCTTCAGCAGTCTGCAGGGTGTTAGCTGTGACACTTCACAATTGTCTTCTTGCCTCTGTGAGTCAGTTAGATCCAGCCAAATTGGTGGAAACTCTTCCACCTCAGCTCCTATTCGTTCTGGTATTGGTTTACATCTGAATAGCATTACTCGATCTACATCCATGAGCTCAGATGTATTGCTAAGCAGGAAAGCAACTGGTTGTCTGAGTACACCAGACCAGATGTTGGAGCATGACAACAGAAACAACATAGAACATGAGTCAAGTAGTAGCTTTATTTCAGTTGTACTTGGGCAAAATTATTCTTCTGTGGGCAATGATCAACAAGAAAGTCAAACCGCTGCGCacactactttcactttttattctACTGATGGTGTGCCATACCTTCCATGTGATTCTATGCATCAGATACTGGTTGACCAGCACTCAGTTCCTTGTGAGGAGATGAATGCTTCACAGGATGCAAACAAGATTGAGGAATTAAACGAACTGAGCCAAAAAAGGAAAAG GAGAAGAGGTGCAGAGATAAGTGAGGGCTGCAAACGCTGCAACTGTAAGAAGTCTAAATGTTTGAAACT TTATTGTGAGTGCTTTGCAGCTGGAGTATTTTGTTTGGATTCATGTGCATGTGAAAACTGCTACAACAAGCCTGAGTTTGAGGACACTGTTTTTGATGCACGTCAGCAAATTGAATCCCGTAATCCGCTGGCATTTGCTCCCAAAGTTGTGAAGCATGAAATCAACTCTTTGCCTAACATTATG GAAGAAGCAGACTGGACGACCCCATCATCAGCTAGGCACAAGAGAGGTTGCAATTGCAAGAAGTCAAAGTGCCTGAAAAAATACTGTGAATGCTTCCAG GCTAATGTTGGATGTTCTGGCGCATGTAGATGTGATTGTTGCCAAAATCCGTGTGGCACTAAGGCAG ACCATGAATACAACCGAGCTGAAAAGTGGGAAACCCACCCTGCTGAGAAGCTGGATACTATTAAGGGTGGGAATGATTGCATCAAGGCCTCGGATATGGATCCGTACTCTCCATGGGAAGGACTTTCTGTTATAAGCAATCTCACGCCATTGTCAAATCCTTGCTCAAGTACAAGGGTTTCTTCAGCTTCATCAAGTATGAGAAACCGCACAAAAATTTCGCAAGCCCAATTACAATCAAGTAGGCTTCAGCCATCAGGTACTGGTCACTTGAAAAGGGGACGGTCACCTGTCATATTTACCCCACAAGTATTTGAAAGCAAGGGGCCCTCTCAGCTCAGTTCTGATGGTGCCAGTTATGAAAGAATGGATGATGATATACCTGAGTTACTGAAGGAACCTTCTATCCCCCCCAAGGTTGTCAAAGGTTCACCAAACCAGAAACGTGTGTCACCTCCACAATCCCGAGCTGAGAAGTTGCGGTCAAGGTCTCCTAAAGGCTTGAGAAGTGGCCGCAAATTCATTTTGCAGGCTATGCCTTCTTTCCCTCCTCTCTCCCCGTACAGCGATTCTAAAGCTATCAATGATACTAGGAATGACCATAAAGGTACCCAGAACAATTAG
- the LOC112188621 gene encoding acyl-protein thioesterase 2, whose amino-acid sequence MSYSRSNMSSGSRTARRTLEFGRTHVVRPRGKHQATMVWLHGLGDNGSSASQLLESLSLPNIKWICPTAPTRPVAILGGYSCTAWFEVGELSEDGPDDWESLDASAAHIVNLLAAEPADVKVGIGGFSMGAAMALYSATCYAMGRYGNGNPYPLNLRAVVGLSGWLPGARSLRNKIEGSHEAARRAASLPILQCHGNADDVVPYKYGEKSFQSLNSAGFRFLTFKPFDGLGHYTVPKEMNEVSSWLTARLGLEGYRS is encoded by the exons ATGAGCTATTCACGTTCTAATATGTCTTCTG GTAGCAGAACTGCTCGAAGAACACTCGAGTTTGGAAGGACACATGTTGTGAGGCCCAGAGGGAAACATCAGGCAACAATGGTCTGGCTACACGGACTGGGGGACAATGGCTCAAG TGCATCTCAGCTAttggaatctctctctctcccaaat ATAAAATGGATCTGTCCAACTGCTCCTACTCGTCCTGTGGCTATACTTGGTGGTTATTCTTGCACTGCAT GGTTTGAAGTGGGAGAACTATCAGAAGATGGCCCAGATGACTGGGAGAGTTTAGATGCTTCAGCAGCACATATTGTGAACTTGTTGGCAGCTGAGCCAGCTGATG TTAAAGTCGGTATTGGAGGCTTTAGTATGGGTGCTGCAATGGCCCTTTATTCTGCAACTTGTTATGCTATGGGTAGGTATGGAAATGGCAATCCATACCCTCTCAATCTGAGGGCAGTTGTTGGACTTAGTGGCTGGCTTCCAGGAGCAAG GAGCTTGAGAAACAAAATAGAAGGGTCACATGAGGCTGCAAGGCGTGCTGCATCGTTACCCATTCTGCAGTGCCATGGAAATG CTGATGATGTTGTCCCCTACAAGTATGGAGAGAAATCGTTCCAGAGTTTGAATTCAGCAGGATTTCGATTCCTTACATTCAAACCCTTTGATGG GCTTGGCCATTATACAGTCCCTAAAGAGATGAATGAGGTCTCCAGTTGGCTTACTGCAAGGCTAGGGCTCGAGGGTTACCGCTCCTGA